In a single window of the Biomphalaria glabrata chromosome 5, xgBioGlab47.1, whole genome shotgun sequence genome:
- the LOC106058516 gene encoding armadillo-like helical domain containing protein 1 — MGSKQQTSISRVLGILSEWDKGTKQLRKKILEQFIIQNQNKTGPELEEEFVQAASLFLTRLTAWLRLTYMTGVCLNELLQAVAIFLSASSGHKFMAEFMEVGGTLTLLEIIGLKQAKETDKTEALKCLTCIANAGRKYKELICESYGIRAVAECLAKSKSEETQDACRNLLLMLAQGNPKFQNQVYKAFIALLPCSSPKAQQMACSSLRIVQRIVGSSNATIVDPLLILLKTLHLEVQFEAIELIKDLMDYEVADSILSGLVALLKPTTKNVVVVQSTEEDSLQPKLTAPLHVFCQQAAAAKTISILAQENDTVAEKLVQLGVIHGLMFAMGNTEYADSQRQASLGLKYFCQLLPVINDCVKDAMGEVLFDLFMSNPETLYLNLTHVQADVLVSNKITIPK, encoded by the exons ATGGGCTCAAAACAGCAGACATCCATATCTCGTGTTTTGGGTATTTTAAGCGAATGGGACAAAGGTACAAaacaattaagaaaaaaaattttggaacaatttattatacaaaaccaaaataaaactGGCCCGGAATTGGAGGAAGAATTTGTACAAGCTGCTAGTCTTTTTCTCACCCGATTAACAGCTTGGCTGAGACTCAC TTATATGACTGGAGTATGTCTTAATGAATTGCTTCAAGCTGTTGCAATATTTTTATCAGCATCTAGTgg ACACAAATTTATGGCTGAGTTCATGGAAGTAGGAGGAACATTAACTTTGTTGGAAATTATTGGACTCAAACAAGCCAAAGAGACAGATAAGACAGAAGCTCTGAAATGCCTTACCTGTATTGCCAATGCTGGGAGAAAATACAAAGAACTTATTTGTGAAAGCTATG GTATTCGAGCTGTTGCTGAGTGTTTGGCTAAGTCAAAATCAGAAGAGACACAAGATGCTTGTAGAAATTTATTGCTAATGTTGGCGCAAGGCAATCCCAAATTTCAAAAtcaa GTCTACAAAGCCTTTATCGCCTTATTACCATGCAGCTCACCCAAGGCGCAACAAATGGCCTGCAGTTCTCTACGCATTGTTCAGCGTATTGTGGGCTCTTCCAACGCTACTATAGTAGATCCACTCTTAATATTATTAAAGACACTTCATTTGGAAGTTCAGTTTGAAG CCATTGAGCTAATCAAAGATCTAATGGACTATGAAGTGGCCGATTCCATTCTGTCTGGACTTGTAGCTTTGCtaaaaccaacaacaaaaaatgtggtGGTGGTTCAAAGCACTGAAGAAG ATTCCCTACAACCAAAACTTACAGCACCACTTCATGTATTTTGTCAACAAGCTGCAGCAGCAAAAACTATCAG TATTTTAGCCCAAGAGAATGATACAGTTGCAGAAAAACTAGTGCAG CTTGGTGTAATCCATGGTTTGATGTTCGCAATGGGTAACACAGAATATGCTGACAGTCAAAGACAAGCAAGCCTTGGCTTAAAG taTTTCTGTCAATTACTTCCTGTCATAAACGACTGTGTGAAGGACGCTATGGGAGAAGTactttttgatttgtttatg TCAAACCCTGAGACACTGTACCTCAACCTGACTCATGTTCAAGCTGATGTTCTGGTCTCCAATAAAATAACCATACCCAAAT AG
- the LOC106058510 gene encoding uncharacterized protein LOC106058510 codes for MKKTIFISYSPDTGFLERKFIVETVKQLKENDLGDDIWFDRDEKNSSTPCWFSTRIEAVEKCHAAVLFISNCYLTNSLSLTEMKILLDRHRNIVNSLKLFPILFDKLNVSLIDKQKELDQLTMSVDLTGTHNCSKSVAEKVSIVVGSLMDDLEKVALVLSKTKTVTPLSSEFNDEFRKKIIFHWSISDVQEWLFHIGITEYYRQCLAEAGIDGFLLLSLSSLDLNLYIGIDNKIMRRKILQQMLHTLELEQKREDKWHLRARSQKPKANVAYIIYDPADVRLAQNLKEDLIEKNLQVIHHNTTKLGHSKEEFIEINGPPIATASQVIIIMTEEASTSPFVYQEVMFADWLGKKITVALFKNIWNTLRSSLKAILGQCPAVDFENEMYAESLDILQYHIQPVRHVPAVVLEQSYLNRMTDGVKPFCSFASSRSESLHSKQMNDMTPVVFLSYQWDSRTQVNEIQEFLKHAGYTSWADFSMASEMHGCSGVSLPIPLLSRSNTVMDSLQSQMYRTMKSCHVVLCCLTPKYLQSDNCMKDLSLASSLQRPIIPLLLRYVSKDSVRRAMSPFMLNFNCIDLSNERLFKQNIASVIQRIQRIL; via the exons ATGAAGAAAACCATATTTATTTCGTATTCACCTGACACAGGATTTTTAGAAAGGAAATTCATTGTAGAAACTGTCaaacaattaaaagaaaatgaccTAGGAGATGATATATGGTTTGACAGAGATGAAAAGAATAGTTCTACTCCTTGCTGGTTTTCAACTCGTATTGAAGCAGTAGAAAAATGCCATGCTGcagttctttttatttcaaattgctATCTCACTAATTCACTTTCCTTAACTGAAATGAAGATTTTGTTGGACAGGCATAGaaacattgtgaactctttaaaattatttcccaTACTTTTTGATAAACTAAATGTGAGCTTAAtagataaacaaaaagaactagATCAATTGACAATGTCAGTGGATTTAACTGGAACTCATAATTGTTCTAAAAGTGTTGCTGAAAAGGTTTCAATTGTGGTAGGATCTTTGATGGATGATTTAGAAAAAGTAGCTTTAGttctttcaaaaacaaaaactgttaCACCATTATCTTCAGAGTTTAATGATGaatttaggaaaaaaataatttttcattggAGTATTAGTGATGTACAGGAATGGTTATTTCACATTGGTATTACGGAATATTATAGACAGTGTCTAGCAGAGGCTGGTATAGATGGATTCCTGTTGTTATCTTTATCTAGCCTTGACCTAAATTTGTATATTGGTATTGATAACAAAATAATGAGAAGGAAAATTCTGCAACAAATGCTACACACATTAGAACTTGAACAAAAACGAGAAGACAAGTGGCACCTGCGAGCCCGTTCACAAAAGCCCAAAGCTAATGTTGCTTACATTATTTATGACCCTGCTGATGTAAGACTAGCCCAAAACTTAAAAGAAGatctaatagaaaaaaatttgcAG gtcaTTCATCATAATACCACCAAGTTAGGTCATTCTAAAGAAGAATTCATAGAAATAAATGGACCACCTATAGCCACAGCATCACAAGTCATCATTATTATGACGGAGGAAGCTTCAACTTCCCCATTTGTTTATCAAGAAGTAATGTTTGCTGATTGGCTTGGAAAGAAAATAACtgtagctttgtttaaaaatatttggaaCACCTTAAGATCATCTCTCAAGGCTATTCTAG GCCAGTGTCCTGCTGTTGACTTTGAAAATGAAATGTATGCTGAGAGTTTAGACATACTGCAGTACCACATACAGCCTGTGAGACATGTGCCTGCAGTGGTGTTGGAACAAAGCTATTTGAATAGAATGACAGATGGTGTCAAACCATTCTGTTCATTTGCTTCTAGCAGAA GTGAATCATTGCATAGCAAACAGATGAATGACATGACACCTGTGGTCTTTTTATCCTACCAATGGGATTCTCGTACACAAGTGAATGAGATCCAAGAGTTTCTGAAACATGCTGGCTACACTAGCTGGGCGGATTTCTCCATGGCGTCTGAAATGCATGGCTGTAGTGGTGTCAGCTTACCCATACCACTACTGTCACGTTCCAACACTGTTATGGATTCACTACAGAGCCAAATGTATCGCACAATGAAGTCATGTCATGTTGTACTGTGTTGTTTAACACCAAAATATCTCCAGAGTGACAACTGTATGAAAGATTTGTCTTTAGCCTCATCACTCCAGAGACCTATCATTCCTTTGTTATTACGATATGTTTCTAAAGACAGTGTTCGCCGGGCAATGTCTCCATTCATGTTAAATTTCAACTGCATTGACCTAAGCAATGAAAGattgtttaaacaaaatattgcaAGTGTTATTCAGAGAATACAAAGAATTTTATAA